The nucleotide sequence CCCCAGTTGTGCATGAGCACAAAAAAGAAAATGCCGGTGGTGATGGCCATGGTGCCGGTGACGGCGATGCCGTAGGCACCGGCCAGATTGACGGATTCCCGGAACAGCAGCACCAGGGCGATGCTGGCGCACATCATGGCCGTGTTGATGGCCGGGATATAGACCTGCCCGGAAACCGCCCGAGAGGTCTGCAGGATGTGCAGCCGCGGCAGATAGCCCAGGGCCACGGCCTGGCGCACCAGGGAAAACACCCCCGAAATCATGGCCTGGGAGGCGCAGATGGTGGCGAGGGTGGCCAGCAGCACCACCGGCAGGAGCAGGCCGTGGGGAACGATGCCGTAAAACGGGTTGCCCATGATGGCCCGGTTGGCCAAAAGGCCCGCGCCCTGGCCGAAATAGTTGAGCACCAGGGCCGGCAGCACCAGGACGTACCAGGAAATGCGGATGGGTTTGGCCCCGAAGTGGCCCATGTCGGCGTACAGGGCTTCGCACCCGGTGATGCAAAGGACCACCGCGCCAAGCACCGCCAGGCCAGCCAAGCCGTTTTCCACAAAAAATCCAATGGCGTAGGTGGGACTGAGCGCCAGCAGCACGCTGGGATTGGCCGCGACCTGGGCCAGCCCGCACAGCCCGATGACCAGAAACCAGGCCACCATCACCGGGCCAAACAGCCGGCCGATGACCCCCGAGCCCCGCCGCTGGAGGTAGAAAAGCCCGCCCAGGATGGCGATGGTCAGCGGCAGCACCAGCACCCCGGCCACGTGGGTGGCCACTTCCAGGCCCTCCACGGCCGAGAGCACCGAGATGGCCGGGGTGATCATGCCGTCGGCAAAAAAAAGCGCCGCCCCAAGCAGCGTGAAAAAAACCAGACTCGACACGGTATGGCGCGGCAACCGCCCGCCGCCCTGGCGCAGCAGGTGGAGCAGGGCGAAAATGCCGCCCTCCCCCTTGTAGTCGGCCCGCATGATAAACGTCACGTATTTGAGGCTGACGACCAGGGCCAGCGACCAGAAAATCATGGACAGGACGCCGAACACGTTTGTCTGGTTTGGGGCCACGGCGTGGTCGCCGAAAAAACAGGCCTTGAACGCATACAGGGGGCTCGTGCCGATATCGCCAAAAACCACGCCCAGCGCGCCAAGGGCCAGATGCAGGTTCATGCCCGGCCCGGCCGGCACGGGCTCGAACAGTTCATGGTCGATATGGTCCTTGGCGCAGGCGGCGGAACCAAACGACCGGCCGCCCCGGCCGTAATGCGTCAGAAAGTCCCCGACCATACCGTCGTCGCCGGGGGCGTCGGCCTGGGGGCGCTTTTTTGGGGAGTGTTCTTCTTTGAAATCCATGGCGGTACGCGCTGCTGGTGCGCGAAACAGCTTGATCCCTGCGGCCCCGTGCCGTTTGCGGGCCGGGAGACGGGACGAATTGTTCGGAATGCGGCACAGGCCATTGAGGCCCTTTTTTCTAACAGGATTGCTTGCAAATTGAAAGCTGCCGCCGTCCGGGTTTCTCCCTGACGGGTGACAAACCGGAATGGGTGCGTCTTTGGCCTGGATAACCACGGACGCTTTGCGTAATGTGCGGCGCAAACCAGTTCCATACGGTTGCCGGCTGCAACACCCAACCCGCCAACATACCGCGCCTCTCCCCGGAAACCGCCATGCGCCAATTCACCCTGGACATCATTGACGAAGCGACCAGCCAACGGGAACGCCTGCTGCTGACAGCCAGGGAGGTCGACCGGCTGCGGCGGGAGGACGACGACACGCCCTTGTCCCTGCTCCTGGCCCGGCATATCGAGGCCCTGGCCCGGCAGCGCGGGTTTAGCCTGGAGGGCGAGCGGGCCAAGATCCGAGACGCGGCCCGAATGCTGCTCGTGGAAGAAGAGGCGGTCATCCGGCTGCATGCTTCCCCCCCGGCCGAGGCCGCCCCGGCAAAGACCGCGCCCGTCGAGGCCGCCCAGGTCCAGCCCCCCCCTTTCGACAACCCTTTGCCGCCGCTGTTGCTATGCCGCTACGACGACCCGATCCAGACACGCGACCGGCTCTGCGACATCCTGGCCCAGGCCAACCGGGTGCCTGTTTTCTGGTCAAGAACCCGGGGCCTGCAACTGCTGGACGCCTCGCGCCGCGCCGCCCTTGATGACGACGTGCCCGGGGACGCCCTGCGCGATCCGGCCGCCCTGCTCGAATTCATCCTAGCCCGGCCCAACCCCCGCATCGCCTACGTTTTGGAAGATTTCCACCACTACATCGGCGGCTCGGAGATGCTCGGCCCGGAATACGGACGATTGCGCGCTCTGCTTCGCGATCTCGGCGCAGTCCTGGCCCACCGTGAGGAAACCGTTTGCCTGCTGACGCCGGCAGGCTTTGAACTGCCTGAAGAACTGCAGGCCTATTTCACCCCGGCCTTTGCCGCCGGCCCCGCCGAAGCCGCCCTGCTTGGCCGCTACGGCACGCTGCTGACGGAGCAGCCAGCCCTGGGCCGGCTTAAGCCCGTCATCGGGGCCGAGGATTCGATCCAGCGGGTGCTGCAGGTGCTTGGCCGCATGGAGGCCAACAACCCCTTGCTGGTCGGCCACCCCGGGGTCGGAAAGACCGCCGTGGTCGAAGGCCTGGCCCAGCGCATCGCCTCCGGTGCCGCCCCAACCCTGGTGCGCGGCCGCAGGCTCTACGCCCTGTCCCTGGCCAGCATCGTCAGCGGCACCCGCTACCGGGGCGATCTCGAAGCCCGCATGGAGAGCCTGTTGCGGGAAGTGCTGCGGGAACGCGACAACATCATCGTGTTCATCGATGAAATCCACGTCCTGCTCCAGGCCGGCGGGGCCGAAGGCTCCATGGGCATCGCGGAAATGCTCAAACCGGTGCTGGCCCGGGGCCAGTTTCCCTGCATCGGTGCCACCACAGTCGAGGGCGAACGCCTCCTGGCCGCCGACCCGGCGCTGTCCAGGCGCTTCCAGAAAGTCTTGATCCAGGAACCCGACCGGGACCAGTGCCTGGATATCCTGCGCGGCCTGGCCCCCTGTTTCGAACGCCACCACGCCGTGGCCATCGCCGACGATGCCTTAAGGGCCGCCGTGGACCTGAGCATCAAGCATCTGCACGACTCCCGGCTCCCGGGCAAGGCTGTGGCCCTGCTCGACGGCGCCGCTTCCCTGTGCGCCCTGCGCGGTAAAAGCACGGTGCAGCTCATGGATGTTTTCGCTGAAATGGAAAAGGTCCGCCGCCACCAGGGCAGCCTCTGATTTGACGGGAACCGTCGGGTCTTTGGCGCGTCAGGGAACAGGCGTTTCGAGAAAATGCGCCAGCGCCATGACGTCGTGCACAAACGGCGCGTCCGGCTCGGTCAAAAGCGCCGGGCGCATCCGCGCCGTGGCCCGCCCCACCGCCCCATCCTCCCGCACGCACAGCGTCCTGCCACCCTCAAGGCTTAAAAACCGCGCCATGAGATTGCCGATCACCGTGCCGGCGTTGCGGTCGGCCTCCGTACGCACCCGGTTGACCACAATGACGGGGTCAAACCGCGCCAACACCTCCCGACCCTGGCGGATAAGTTCGGCGTCGATGGAGGCGCCCTGGCGATAGAAGTCTTCCAGGGTCTTGAGATCGGGCCGCACGTCCGGGTCTTTGGACGCCTCCAGCAGATCCATGAGGCCGGCGTTGCCGGCCTGCTTGAAAAACAGATGCAGCCGCCGGTAGGCCATGGACTTGACGTAGCTGTAAAGGCTCATGAGCGAGGGGATGTCGGGTGTGGTCACCAGCAGGCTGCGCCGGGCCATCAGGGAAAAGTCGATAACATTATTGGACACGCCCGCAGCCAGATCAAGCAGCAGAT is from Solidesulfovibrio magneticus RS-1 and encodes:
- a CDS encoding potassium transporter Kup — translated: MDFKEEHSPKKRPQADAPGDDGMVGDFLTHYGRGGRSFGSAACAKDHIDHELFEPVPAGPGMNLHLALGALGVVFGDIGTSPLYAFKACFFGDHAVAPNQTNVFGVLSMIFWSLALVVSLKYVTFIMRADYKGEGGIFALLHLLRQGGGRLPRHTVSSLVFFTLLGAALFFADGMITPAISVLSAVEGLEVATHVAGVLVLPLTIAILGGLFYLQRRGSGVIGRLFGPVMVAWFLVIGLCGLAQVAANPSVLLALSPTYAIGFFVENGLAGLAVLGAVVLCITGCEALYADMGHFGAKPIRISWYVLVLPALVLNYFGQGAGLLANRAIMGNPFYGIVPHGLLLPVVLLATLATICASQAMISGVFSLVRQAVALGYLPRLHILQTSRAVSGQVYIPAINTAMMCASIALVLLFRESVNLAGAYGIAVTGTMAITTGIFFFVLMHNWGWSEGNAAVIVTGFLVLDLLFFGANLMKFFDGGWIILLASAIFMACMMACESFQKALWGGIFSKTIRPQDPFLAHLAAIAPPRVPGTAVFLARSDNGIPVTLMRFFNQHQVLHEQVLVLAVTRSTEPSVPEEQRLTVRPLGRGIHQLSARYGFMETPCLPELLEAAAMRGLPPIHDPVYFLDRKHLAFGGWSLANFLGSLLAPVLFRDAETAWPSFGVPRSRVMEVRGG
- a CDS encoding AAA family ATPase, which encodes MRQFTLDIIDEATSQRERLLLTAREVDRLRREDDDTPLSLLLARHIEALARQRGFSLEGERAKIRDAARMLLVEEEAVIRLHASPPAEAAPAKTAPVEAAQVQPPPFDNPLPPLLLCRYDDPIQTRDRLCDILAQANRVPVFWSRTRGLQLLDASRRAALDDDVPGDALRDPAALLEFILARPNPRIAYVLEDFHHYIGGSEMLGPEYGRLRALLRDLGAVLAHREETVCLLTPAGFELPEELQAYFTPAFAAGPAEAALLGRYGTLLTEQPALGRLKPVIGAEDSIQRVLQVLGRMEANNPLLVGHPGVGKTAVVEGLAQRIASGAAPTLVRGRRLYALSLASIVSGTRYRGDLEARMESLLREVLRERDNIIVFIDEIHVLLQAGGAEGSMGIAEMLKPVLARGQFPCIGATTVEGERLLAADPALSRRFQKVLIQEPDRDQCLDILRGLAPCFERHHAVAIADDALRAAVDLSIKHLHDSRLPGKAVALLDGAASLCALRGKSTVQLMDVFAEMEKVRRHQGSL
- a CDS encoding P-loop NTPase — translated: MTRQPMIVAVVGPKGGVGKTTISANLALALCRLGRRVAATDLDLGSSNLHFVFGIRDVPHTLDDFLMNKVASLADVVLDTGLPGLQLIAGGNVPGIASLPYQRKIKLLRHLRSLDCDYLLLDLAAGVSNNVIDFSLMARRSLLVTTPDIPSLMSLYSYVKSMAYRRLHLFFKQAGNAGLMDLLEASKDPDVRPDLKTLEDFYRQGASIDAELIRQGREVLARFDPVIVVNRVRTEADRNAGTVIGNLMARFLSLEGGRTLCVREDGAVGRATARMRPALLTEPDAPFVHDVMALAHFLETPVP